Proteins encoded together in one Micromonospora auratinigra window:
- the manA gene encoding mannose-6-phosphate isomerase, class I has protein sequence MELLQGRIRDYAWGSRTAIAELQGRPVPSDGPEAELWLGAHPGAPATVDRDGAPVSLTDLLVAEPAHWLGERLVGRFGTRLPFLLKVLAADAPLSLQAHPDAEQARAGHAADPGRVNYVDPYHKPELLVALSEFEALCGFRDPAESAAAIEAFGVPALAPVVAALRTGPAGLREAVRLLLSWPEAERAGLVDAVLTAEAAGPDDGSGSRRGVGRAEPESSDAVLARGLAVDYPADPGVLVALLLHHVRLAPGEAIWMPAGNLHAYLRGTGVEIMAASDNVLRGGLTPKRVDVDELLRVLRFEVLDEPVVAPVPVAPGVVTWPVPVEDFALHRVRVPAGDPAVRLALPGPRVVLCRAGKLTVDDGVGTITLAAGQAAVGTAAGGPLVVGGDGEAYVASCGLR, from the coding sequence GTGGAACTGCTACAGGGTCGGATCCGGGACTACGCCTGGGGCTCCCGTACCGCGATCGCCGAGTTGCAGGGGCGGCCGGTGCCGAGCGACGGGCCGGAGGCCGAGCTCTGGCTGGGCGCCCACCCGGGCGCGCCGGCCACCGTGGACCGCGACGGCGCGCCGGTCAGCCTGACCGACCTGCTGGTCGCCGAGCCGGCGCACTGGCTGGGCGAGCGGCTGGTCGGCCGGTTCGGCACCCGGCTGCCCTTCCTGCTGAAGGTGCTGGCCGCGGACGCCCCGCTGAGCCTCCAGGCACATCCGGACGCCGAGCAGGCCCGGGCCGGGCACGCCGCCGACCCGGGGCGGGTCAACTACGTGGACCCGTACCACAAGCCGGAGCTGCTGGTCGCGCTCAGCGAGTTCGAGGCGTTGTGCGGGTTCCGCGACCCGGCGGAGTCGGCGGCGGCGATCGAGGCGTTCGGCGTACCCGCGCTGGCGCCCGTGGTGGCGGCGCTGCGCACCGGGCCGGCGGGCCTGCGGGAGGCCGTACGCCTGCTGCTGAGCTGGCCGGAGGCGGAGCGGGCCGGGCTGGTCGACGCCGTGCTCACGGCGGAGGCCGCCGGTCCGGACGACGGCTCCGGGTCGCGGCGCGGCGTCGGACGCGCCGAGCCGGAGTCGTCGGACGCCGTGCTGGCGCGGGGTCTGGCGGTGGACTATCCGGCCGATCCGGGGGTGCTGGTGGCGCTGCTGCTGCACCACGTGCGGCTGGCGCCGGGCGAGGCGATCTGGATGCCGGCCGGCAACCTGCACGCCTACCTGCGCGGCACCGGGGTGGAGATCATGGCGGCCAGCGACAACGTGCTGCGCGGCGGGCTGACGCCGAAGCGGGTCGACGTGGACGAGCTGCTGCGGGTGCTGCGCTTCGAGGTGCTCGACGAGCCGGTGGTGGCGCCGGTGCCGGTGGCGCCGGGCGTGGTGACCTGGCCGGTGCCGGTGGAGGACTTCGCCCTGCACCGGGTCCGGGTGCCGGCCGGCGACCCGGCGGTGCGGCTGGCGCTGCCCGGTCCGCGGGTGGTGCTGTGCCGGGCGGGCAAGCTCACCGTGGACGACGGGGTGGGCACCATCACCCTGGCGGCCGGGCAGGCGGCGGTCGGCACCGCGGCGGGGGGCCCGCTGGTCGTCGGCGGGGACGGCGAGGCGTACGTGGCGAGCTGCGGCTTGCGCTGA
- the ahcY gene encoding adenosylhomocysteinase, with the protein MTSTLPAATSGASSEARPSTLAEGDYKVADLSLAAFGRKEIRLAEHEMPGLMAIRREFAEAQPLAGARITGSLHMTIQTAVLIETLVALGAQVRWASCNIFSTQDHAAAAIVVGPEGTPEAPAGVPVYAWKGETLEEYWWCTEQVLNWPDGQGPNMILDDGGDATLLVHKGAEFEQAGVVPPVESADSEEYAVILQLLHRSLAEDGQRWTRIAAGIKGVTEETTTGVHRLYEMHRAGTLLFPAINVNDSVTKSKFDNKYGCRHSLIDGINRATDVLIGGKMAVVLGYGDVGKGCAESLRGQGARVVVTEVDPICALQAAMDGYQVATLDDVVEQADIFITATGCFDVITNEHMARMKHQAIVGNIGHFDNEIDMAGLAKRSDVTRENIKPQVDVWRFEDGHAIIVLSEGRLLNLGNATGHPSFVMSNSFANQTIAQIELYTKTEEYPVGVYVLPKHLDEKVARLHLDALGAKLTTLSKEQAAYLGVAQEGPFKPEHYRY; encoded by the coding sequence ATGACCAGCACCCTCCCGGCGGCCACCTCCGGCGCGTCGTCCGAGGCCCGGCCGAGCACCCTCGCCGAGGGCGACTACAAGGTGGCGGATCTGTCGCTCGCCGCGTTCGGGCGCAAGGAGATCCGGCTCGCCGAGCACGAGATGCCCGGCCTGATGGCGATCCGTCGTGAGTTCGCCGAGGCCCAGCCGCTCGCCGGCGCGCGCATCACCGGCTCGCTGCACATGACCATCCAGACCGCCGTCCTGATCGAGACCCTGGTCGCGCTCGGCGCGCAGGTCCGCTGGGCGTCCTGCAACATCTTCTCCACCCAGGACCACGCGGCCGCCGCGATCGTGGTCGGCCCGGAGGGCACCCCGGAGGCGCCCGCCGGTGTCCCGGTCTACGCCTGGAAGGGCGAGACCCTCGAGGAGTACTGGTGGTGCACCGAGCAGGTGCTGAACTGGCCGGACGGCCAGGGCCCCAACATGATCCTCGACGACGGCGGTGACGCCACCCTGCTGGTGCACAAGGGCGCCGAGTTCGAGCAGGCCGGGGTGGTCCCGCCGGTCGAGTCCGCCGACTCCGAGGAGTACGCGGTCATCCTCCAGCTGCTGCACCGCTCGCTCGCCGAGGACGGGCAGCGCTGGACCCGGATCGCGGCCGGCATCAAGGGCGTGACCGAGGAGACCACCACCGGCGTGCACCGGCTCTACGAGATGCACCGCGCCGGCACCCTGCTCTTCCCGGCGATCAACGTCAACGACTCGGTGACGAAGAGCAAGTTCGACAACAAGTACGGCTGCCGGCACTCGCTGATCGACGGCATCAACCGCGCCACCGATGTGCTGATCGGCGGCAAGATGGCGGTCGTGCTCGGCTACGGCGACGTGGGCAAGGGCTGCGCCGAGTCGCTGCGCGGCCAGGGGGCCCGGGTCGTGGTGACCGAGGTCGACCCGATCTGCGCGCTCCAGGCGGCGATGGACGGCTACCAGGTCGCCACCCTGGACGACGTGGTCGAGCAGGCGGACATCTTCATCACCGCCACCGGCTGCTTCGACGTCATCACCAACGAGCACATGGCCCGGATGAAGCACCAGGCCATCGTCGGCAACATCGGCCACTTCGACAACGAGATCGACATGGCCGGCCTGGCCAAGCGCTCGGACGTCACCCGGGAGAACATCAAGCCGCAGGTCGACGTGTGGCGCTTCGAGGACGGCCACGCGATCATCGTGCTCTCCGAGGGCCGCCTGCTGAACCTGGGCAACGCGACCGGGCACCCGAGCTTCGTGATGTCGAACTCGTTCGCCAACCAGACCATCGCCCAGATCGAGCTGTACACCAAGACCGAGGAGTACCCGGTCGGCGTGTACGTGCTCCCCAAGCACCTGGACGAGAAGGTCGCCCGGCTGCACCTGGACGCCCTGGGCGCCAAGCTGACCACCCTCAGCAAGGAGCAGGCCGCCTACCTGGGCGTGGCCCAGGAGGGCCCGTTCAAGCCGGAGCACTACCGCTACTGA